One window from the genome of Bacteroidota bacterium encodes:
- a CDS encoding acyl-CoA thioesterase, protein MRKSLILNSINHTLKLNKNKYESEMQVRPDDIDMFRHVHSSRYIDYVLAARYDQMGRCYGMPMEEFLQNGFGWVIVSTHMEFKRPLKLGDYFVVSTQLVHFEKHTAKVDFEILKKEGMKLCCTGHFDYTMIDMATGRAAALPDWIIERYSLPE, encoded by the coding sequence ATGCGCAAGTCGCTAATTTTAAATTCAATAAACCATACCTTGAAGTTAAATAAGAATAAATACGAGAGCGAAATGCAGGTGAGGCCGGACGACATTGATATGTTCCGCCACGTGCACAGCAGTCGCTATATTGATTATGTATTGGCTGCCCGTTACGACCAAATGGGACGTTGCTACGGTATGCCGATGGAAGAGTTTCTGCAAAACGGTTTCGGGTGGGTGATTGTATCTACACACATGGAGTTTAAGCGCCCGTTGAAATTGGGCGATTACTTTGTGGTGAGTACTCAACTTGTCCATTTTGAAAAGCATACTGCCAAGGTTGATTTTGAGATATTGAAGAAAGAAGGGATGAAGTTGTGCTGTACCGGGCATTTTGATTACACCATGATTGATATGGCTACGGGGCGCGCTGCTGCTTTACCCGATTGGATTATTGAACGTTATAGCCTGCCTGAATAG
- the ettA gene encoding energy-dependent translational throttle protein EttA codes for MSEKIIFSMAGVSKIYPPQKQVLKNIYLSFFYGAKIGVLGLNGAGKSSLLKIIAGIDKNYNGEVVFSPGYKVGYLEQEPKLDETKTVKEIVQEGVQHIVDVLAEYEAVNLRLSEPIDEDEMMKLIEKQGELMEKIDAYNAWELDNRLEIAMDALRCPEGDTLIKPLSGGERRRVALCRLLLSEPDILLLDEPTNHLDAESVLWLEHFLQSYKGTVIAVTHDRYFLDNVAGWILELDRGEGIPWKGNYSSWLEQKSQRMAQEEKTESKRQKTLERELEWVRMAPKARQAKGKARLAAYDKLLSEESKEKETKLELFIPPGPRLGDVVIEAQGVSKAFGDKLLFEDLNFNLPKAGIVGVIGPNGAGKTTLFKLILGLEQPDKGSFKVGETVKTAYVDQSHDGLEADKTVFDVIAGGTDTMMLGDKQINSRAYISKFNFSGNDQSKKVGVLSGGERNRVHLALTLKDGGNVLLLDEPTNDIDVNTLRALEEALENFAGCAVIISHDRWFLDRVATHILAFEGNSQVYWFEGNFSDYEENRKKRLGDAQPTRVRFKKLGV; via the coding sequence ATGTCAGAAAAAATTATCTTTTCAATGGCGGGCGTAAGCAAAATTTACCCCCCGCAAAAGCAAGTACTTAAAAATATATACCTGTCGTTTTTCTACGGTGCCAAAATAGGCGTACTGGGTTTGAACGGTGCGGGTAAATCAAGCCTGCTGAAAATTATTGCAGGCATCGATAAAAACTACAACGGCGAGGTAGTTTTCAGCCCGGGTTATAAGGTAGGGTATTTGGAACAAGAGCCTAAACTTGACGAAACCAAAACCGTTAAAGAGATTGTGCAAGAAGGCGTGCAACACATTGTAGATGTGCTGGCCGAATACGAAGCGGTGAACTTGAGACTATCGGAGCCGATTGACGAGGATGAAATGATGAAGTTGATTGAGAAACAAGGCGAGCTGATGGAAAAGATTGATGCCTACAATGCTTGGGAATTGGATAACCGACTTGAGATTGCAATGGATGCATTGCGCTGCCCCGAAGGTGATACATTGATAAAACCATTATCAGGCGGTGAGCGTCGTCGTGTGGCATTGTGCCGTTTGTTATTGAGCGAACCGGATATTTTGTTGCTGGATGAGCCTACCAACCACTTGGATGCTGAAAGCGTGCTGTGGCTGGAGCATTTCTTGCAAAGCTATAAAGGGACTGTAATTGCAGTAACCCACGATCGTTATTTCTTGGATAATGTGGCGGGTTGGATTTTGGAACTTGACCGCGGCGAGGGTATTCCTTGGAAGGGTAACTACAGCAGCTGGTTGGAGCAAAAATCACAACGGATGGCGCAAGAAGAGAAAACCGAGAGCAAACGTCAGAAAACCCTTGAGCGTGAGTTGGAATGGGTGCGCATGGCTCCCAAAGCACGTCAGGCTAAGGGTAAAGCCCGTTTGGCTGCATACGACAAGCTATTGAGCGAAGAGAGCAAAGAAAAAGAAACCAAACTTGAGTTGTTTATTCCGCCGGGTCCTCGTTTGGGGGATGTGGTGATTGAAGCCCAAGGGGTGAGCAAAGCCTTTGGCGATAAGTTGCTGTTTGAAGATTTGAACTTTAACCTGCCAAAAGCGGGCATTGTGGGGGTTATTGGCCCTAACGGTGCGGGTAAAACCACGTTGTTTAAATTGATTTTGGGCTTAGAGCAACCCGATAAAGGCTCGTTTAAAGTGGGTGAGACGGTTAAAACTGCCTACGTTGACCAAAGCCACGACGGGTTGGAAGCGGATAAAACCGTGTTTGATGTAATTGCAGGCGGCACCGATACCATGATGCTGGGCGATAAGCAAATCAACTCACGTGCCTATATTTCTAAGTTTAACTTTAGCGGTAACGACCAAAGCAAAAAGGTAGGGGTACTATCGGGCGGTGAACGTAACCGTGTGCATTTGGCTCTTACGCTGAAAGACGGCGGTAACGTACTGCTACTGGATGAACCTACCAACGATATTGACGTAAATACCTTGCGCGCGCTGGAAGAAGCCCTTGAAAACTTTGCAGGCTGTGCGGTGATTATTAGCCACGACCGTTGGTTCCTTGACCGGGTGGCCACGCACATTTTAGCTTTTGAAGGTAACTCACAAGTGTATTGGTTTGAAGGTAACTTTAGCGATTACGAAGAGAACCGTAAAAAACGCCTTGGTGATGCCCAACCTACAAGGGTTAGGTTTAAGAAACTAGGGGTTTAA
- a CDS encoding gamma carbonic anhydrase family protein — translation MDIQQILSKPIQKGKNVFIAPNATVIGNVSLGDECSVWFGAVLRADSDSITIGHRTNIQDNAVIHVDLNEPATIGNDCIIGHLALVHGATIGDNVLVGMHSTVMNGAKVGDFSIIGANALVPAGMEIPAFSMVVGTPAKIVKTLTPEQVEKVKRNAAVYVELAAEYMEFYK, via the coding sequence ATGGATATACAGCAAATCCTGTCTAAGCCTATTCAAAAGGGCAAAAATGTATTTATAGCCCCCAATGCTACAGTAATTGGTAATGTATCGTTGGGTGATGAATGTTCCGTATGGTTTGGCGCGGTGTTGAGAGCCGACAGCGACTCTATTACCATCGGACACCGTACCAACATACAAGACAATGCCGTGATACACGTTGACCTCAACGAACCAGCCACCATTGGTAACGATTGCATTATAGGCCACCTTGCGCTGGTGCATGGGGCTACCATTGGTGATAATGTGTTGGTAGGAATGCACAGTACCGTGATGAACGGTGCCAAAGTGGGCGATTTTAGTATTATAGGGGCAAATGCATTAGTACCCGCGGGCATGGAAATCCCTGCTTTTAGCATGGTGGTGGGCACTCCGGCTAAAATAGTGAAAACCCTTACCCCCGAACAGGTGGAAAAGGTGAAGCGCAATGCCGCCGTGTATGTTGAGTTGGCCGCGGAATACATGGAGTTTTACAAGTAA